Proteins from one Bacteroidota bacterium genomic window:
- a CDS encoding response regulator — translation LSVARQIRELAGSTLPLVLLSDDGKHHYEPEIVSLSIMKPVAGAQLHQLLGALVRKFAGENEDSTTAKQEEHTPKTPRVLVVDDEADNQKLASHFLGKLGYEVTQATNGMEAVWACEKAHYDIILMDIQMPEMDGQAATAHIRAMTEGKQSPWIIAVTARAMVGDREKFLESGMDDYLSKPYSKEEMMHALERAKVEIAKEKTAALLNITSKTP, via the coding sequence TTTGTCGGTAGCGCGTCAGATCCGAGAGTTGGCCGGCAGTACCTTGCCCCTTGTGTTGCTTTCTGATGATGGCAAACACCATTACGAGCCGGAAATTGTGTCACTGAGTATTATGAAACCCGTTGCTGGTGCGCAATTACACCAGCTGTTAGGAGCTTTGGTTCGCAAGTTTGCAGGTGAAAACGAAGATAGCACAACAGCAAAACAGGAAGAGCACACACCCAAAACGCCACGTGTATTGGTTGTTGACGACGAAGCTGATAACCAAAAACTGGCCTCTCATTTTTTAGGTAAACTCGGGTACGAAGTCACCCAGGCTACAAATGGCATGGAAGCGGTATGGGCCTGTGAAAAGGCACACTATGACATCATATTGATGGATATCCAAATGCCGGAAATGGATGGACAGGCAGCCACAGCTCACATCCGTGCAATGACGGAGGGCAAACAAAGTCCCTGGATTATCGCCGTCACTGCCCGTGCAATGGTAGGTGATCGCGAGAAGTTCTTAGAGTCAGGAATGGATGACTATTTGAGCAAGCCTTACTCCAAAGAAGAAATGATGCATGCACTGGAACGCGCAAAAGTTGAAATAGCGAAAGAAAAAACAGCTGCTTTGCTGAATATCACATCAAAAACCCCGTAA